ACAGCTTAACACCAAAATGACTCAGGATTGTGATCATCAGCCAATAGCATGCTACGGTAAGCCCCATTGATATTGTAAGGCTGATGTAAAAATTCCAGCCTTGTTTCAAGAATACAGGCAATGTCAAAAACAAAGTCAATGATGGTATGACAAGCCAGAAAACACCCATCGACAATGAACTGATTTTTGATACATCTTTGGTCTCTATGTATAGCCAGAGCATTGCCAGCACAGAAATTAGTGGAATGGAAGCCAGTAATGCTCCAAAGAATGAACTGCGTTTGGCAATCTCCGAGATGGCTATAATTGATGCGGTGGTTAGCAAAATTTTTACTATATAGTAAGCCATAAACAAACCCCTGATATTAGAACTAAACGATCTGTTTTGTAATTTAC
The genomic region above belongs to Candidatus Zixiibacteriota bacterium and contains:
- a CDS encoding DUF3147 family protein — encoded protein: MAYYIVKILLTTASIIAISEIAKRSSFFGALLASIPLISVLAMLWLYIETKDVSKISSLSMGVFWLVIPSLTLFLTLPVFLKQGWNFYISLTISMGLTVACYWLMITILSHFGVKL